In Symphalangus syndactylus isolate Jambi chromosome 14, NHGRI_mSymSyn1-v2.1_pri, whole genome shotgun sequence, one DNA window encodes the following:
- the LOC129463000 gene encoding LOW QUALITY PROTEIN: unconventional myosin-XV-like (The sequence of the model RefSeq protein was modified relative to this genomic sequence to represent the inferred CDS: deleted 2 bases in 2 codons; substituted 2 bases at 2 genomic stop codons), translated as MQILEATPLLESFGNAKTVRNDNSSRFGKFVEIFLEGGVISGAITSQYLLEKSRIVFQAKNERNYHIFYELLAGLPAQLRQAFSLQEAETYYYLNQGGNCEIAGKSDADDFHRLLAAMEVLGFSGEDQDSVFRILASILHLGNVYFEKYETDAQEVASVVSAREIQAVAELPRISPEGLQKAITFKVTETMREKIFTPLTVESAVDARDAIAKVLYALLFSWLITRVNALVSPRQDTLSIAILDIYGFEDLSFNSFEQLCINYANENLQYLFNKIVFQEEQLSPAAHCLQEEYIREQIDWQITFADNQPCINLISLKPYGILRILDDQCCFPQATDHTFLQKCHYHHGANPLYSKPKMPLPEFTIKHYAGKVTYQVHKFLDKNHDQVRQDVLDLFVRSRTRVVAYLFSSHAPQAAPQRLGKSSSVTRLYKAHTVAAKFQQSLLDLVEKMERCNPLFMRCLKPNHKEEPGLFEPDVVMAQLHYSGVLETVRIRKEGFPVRLPFQGFIDRYCCLVALKHDLPANGDMCVSVLSRLCKVMPKMYRVGVSKLFLKEHLYQLLESMREHVLNLAALTLQRCLRGFFIKWPFRSLCYKIILLQSRARSYLARQRYQQMRRSLVKFRSLVHAYVSRRRYLKLRAEWRRQVEWARLWEQEELSKQKVVAVGHLEVPAELAGLLQAVAGLGLARVPRVAPVQTPRLXAEPRVTLALDINYPMAKFVRCHFKEPAFGMLTVPLRTPLTQLPAEHHAEAVSVFKLILRFMGDPHLHGAQENIFGNYIVQKGLAVPELRDEILAQLANQVWHNHNAHNAERGWLLLAACLSGFAPSPRFNKYLLKFVSDYGRNGFQAVCQHRLMQAMGRAQQQGSRAARTLPPTQLEWTATHEKASMALDVGCFSGDQFCPVHSWSTGEEVAGDILRHRGLADGWRGWTVAMKNGVQWAELAGHDYVLDLVSDLELLRDFPRQKSYFIVGAEGPVASRGGPKVVFGNSWDSDEDTATRPQPQEHMPKVLDSDGYSSHNQDGTNGETEAQRGTATYQESDSLGEPAVPHRGLDCYLDSLFDPVLSYGDVDLEKPTAIAYRMKGGGQPGGGSSSGTEDTPRRPPEPKPIPGLDASTLALQQAFIHKQAVLLAREMTLQAMALQQQPLSAALRSLPAEKPPAPGAQPKSVGTGPPAKPVLLRATPKPLAPAPLAKAPRLPTKPVAAPVLAQDQASPETTSPSPELVRYSTLNSEHFPQPTQQIKNIVRQYQQPFRGGRPEALRKDGGKVFMRRPDPHEEALMILKGQMTHLAAAPGTQVSKEAVALAKPVTSAPRPSMTPTSGEPSRSLQSPEXLTQTRLHRLINPSFYGYQDAPWRIFLRKEVFYPKDSYSHPVQLDLLFRQILHDTLSEACLRISEDERLRTKALFTQNQLDTQRPLVTESVKQAVVSTARDTWEVYFSRIFPATGSVGTGVQLLAVSHVGIKLLRMVKGGQEAGGQLRVLRAYSFADILFVTMPSQNMLEFNLASEKVILFSARAHRVKTLVDDFILELKKDSDYVVAVRNFLPEDPALLAFHKGDIIHLQPLEPPRVGQCH; from the exons ATGCAG ATCCTGGAGGCAACACCCCTCTTGGAGTCCTTCGGTAATGCCAAAACCGTCAGGAATGACAACTCCAGCCGCTTTGGGAAGTTCGTGGAAATCTTTCTGGAAGG GGGCGTGATCTCTGGTGCCATAACCTCCCAGTACCTGCTTGAGAAATCCAGGATCGTGTTTCAG GCCAAAAACGAGAGGAATTACCACATCTTCTACGAGTTGCTGGCCGGGTTGCCTGCCCAGCTCCGACAGGCCTTTAGC CTGCAAGAGGCTGAGACCTACTACTATCTGAACCAG GGTGGAAACTGTGAGATAGCAGGAAAGAGCGATGCAGATGACTTTCACCGGCTCCTGGCTGCCATGGAGGTGCTGGGCTTCAGCGGTGAGGACCAGGACAGCGTCTTCCGCATCCTGGCCTCCATCCTGCACCTGGGCAACGTCTACTTTGAGAAGTATGAG ACAGATGCACAGGAGGTGGCCTCAGTGGTGAGTGCCCGGGAGATCCAGGCCGTGGCAGAGCTGCCGCGGATCTCCCCTGAGGGCCTGCAGAAGGCCATCACCTTCAAAGTGACC GAGACAATGCGAGAGAAGATCTTCACGCCCCTAACTGTGGAGAGCGCTGTGGATGCCAG GGACGCCATCGCCAAGGTCTTGTATGCACTGCTGTTCAGCTGGCTCATCACCAGGGTCAACGCGCTGGTGTCCCCAAGGCAGGACACGCTGTCCATCGCCATCCTGGACATCTATGGTTTCGAG GACCTGAGCTTCAACAGCTTTGAGCAGCTGTGTATTAACTACGCAAACGAGAACCTTCAGTACCTTTTCAACAAGATCGTCTTCCAGGAGGAGCAGCTGT CTCCTGCTGCCCACTGCCTGCAGGAGGAGTACATCCGTGAGCAGATCGACTGGCAGATCACCTTTGCTGACAACCAGCCCTGCATCAACCTCATCTCACTGAAGCCTTATGGCATCCTGCGGATCCTCGACGACCAGTGTTGCTTTCCCCAG GCTACAGACCACACCTTCCTACAGAAGTGCCACTACCATCATGGCGCCAACCCGCTCTATTCCAAACCCAAGATGCCGCTGCCTGAGTTCACCATCAAGCACTATGCAGGCAAGGTCACCTACCAG GTGCACAAGTTCCTGGACAAGAACCACGACCAAGTGCGCCAGGATGTGCTGGACCTGTTCGTACGGAGCCGGACACGG GTGGTGGCATACCTCTTCTCCAGCCATGCCCCACAGGCTGCCCCTCAGCGCCTGGGCAAGAGCAGCTCCGTCACTCGGCTCTACAAGGCGCACACTGTGGCCGCCAAGTTCCAGCAGTCACTCCTGGATCTGGTGGAAAAGAtggagag GTGTAACCCCTTGTTCATGCGTTGCCTGAAGCCCAACCACAAGGAG GAGCCAGGTCTCTTTGAGCCAGATGTGGTAATGGCACAATTACACTATTCAGGGGTGCTGGAGACCGTGAGGATCCGCAAGGAGGGATTTCCAGTGCGCCTGCCTTTCCAGGGCTTCATCGACAG GTACTGCTGTCTAGTGGCCCTCAAGCATGACCTGCCGGCTAATGGGGACATGTGTGTGTCAGTGCTGAGTCGCCTGTGCAAAGTCATGCCAAAAATGTACCGTGTTGGGGTCAGCAAG CTGTTCCTTAAGGAACACCTATACCAGCTGCTGGAGAGTATGCGAGAGCATGTCCTGAATCTGGCAGCCCTCACCCTGCAGCGCTGCCTCCGTGGCTTCTTCATTAAGTGGCCATTCCGCTCTCTGTGCTACAAGATCATCCTGCTGCAAAGCCGGGCCCGTAGCTACCTTG ccaggCAACGCTATCAGCAGATGAGGAGGAGTCTGGTGAAGTTCCGGTCCCTGGTACACGCATACGTGAGCCGCCGACGCTATCTCAAG CTGAGGGCAGAGTGGAGGCGCCAGGTGGAGTGGGCGCGGCTGTGGGAGCAGGAG GAGCTGAGCAAGCAGAAGGTAGTCGCTGTGGGGCACCTGGAGGTACCGGCTGAGCTGGCTGGGCTCTTGCAAGCAGTGGCAG GCCTCGGGCTGGCCCGGGTGCCTCGGGTGGCCCCTGTGCAGACTCCTCGGCTCTAGGCTGAGCCCCGTGTCACACTGGCCCTGGACATCAACTATCCTATGGCCAAGTTTGTCCGGTGCCACTTCAAG GAACCTGCCTTTGGGATGTTGACAGTGCCCCTGAGGACACCCCTCACGCAGCTGCCAGCCGAGCACCATGCAGAGGCCGTGAGCGTCTTCAAGTTG ATCCTGCGCTTCATGGGCGACCCCCACCTGCATGGTGCCCAGGAGAACATCTTCGGGAACTACATTGTGCAGAAGGGGCTGGCGGTGCCTGAGCTGCGGGACGAGATCCTGGCACAGCTGGCCAATCAGGTGTGGCACAATCACAATGCCCACAATGCTGAGCGGGGCTGGCTGCTGCTGGCCGCCTGCCTCAGTGGCTTTGCACCTTCCCCGCGCTTCAACAAGTACCTTCTCAA GTTTGTGTCTGATTATGGGCGGAATGGCTTTCAGGCTGTGTGTCAGCACCGCCTCATGCAGGCCATGGGCCGGGCCCAACAGCAGGGCTCGAGGGCTGCCCGCACCTTACCCCCGACCCAGCTGGAGTGGACAGCGACCCATGAGAAGGCCAGCATGGCGCTGGACGTGGGCTGCTTCAGTG GTGACCAGTTCTGCCCGGTGCACTCCTGGAGTACGGGGGAAGAGGTGGCTGGAGACATTCTGAGGCACAG GGGGCTGGCAGATGGCTGGCGCGGCTGGACCGTGGCCATGAAGAATGGTGTCCAGTGGGCAGAGCTGGCTGGCCACGACTACGTGTTGGACCTGGTGTCGGACTTGGAGCTGCTCAGGGACTTCCCTCGACAGAAGTCCTACTTCATTGTGGGCGCAGAGGGGCCTGTAGCCAGCAGGGGAGGCCCCAAAGT CGTGTTTGGGAACAGCTGGGACTCGGATGAGGACACGGCCACTAGACCCCAGCCCCAGGAGCACATGCCCAAAGTACTTGACTCTGATGGGTACAGCAGCCACAATCAGGACGGTAcaaatggggagactgaggcccaaagagggaCAGCAACCTACCAAG AGTCAGACAGTCTTGGAGAGCCTGCTGTGCCCCACAGGGGGCTGGACTGCTACCTGGATAGCCTCTTCGACCCTGTGCTGTCCTACGGGGATGTG GACCTGGAGAAGCCAACAGCCATTGCCTACCGCATGAAAGGGGGAGGCCAGCCCGGTGGAGGCAGCAGTAGTGGTACTGAAGACACCCCCAGGAGACCCCCAGAGCCAAAGCCAA TCCCAGGCCTGGATGCCTCCACATTGGCTCTGCAGCAAGCCTTCATCCACAAACAGGCCGTGCTGCTG GCCCGGGAGATGACCCTGCAGGCCATGGCACTCCAGCAGCAGCCCCTGAGTGCTGCCCTGAGATCCTTGCCCGCAGAG AAACCCCCAGCACCAGGGGCACAGCCGAAGTCTGTAGGCACCGGTCCCCCTGCCAAACCCGTGCTCCTGCGTGCCACTCCAAAGCCCTTGGCCCCAGCCCCTCTGGCCAAGGCTCCAAGGCTCCCCACCAAGCCTGTGGCTGCCCCTGTTCTAGCTCAAGATCAGGCTTCTCCAGAAACCA CTTCACCCTCCCCAGAGCTGGTCCGGTACTCTACGCTCAACTCTGAGCACTTCCCACAGCCCACACAGCAGATCAAGAATATTGTCAGGCAGTACCAGCAGCCGTTCCGGGGAGGCCGGCCCGAGGCCCTCAG GAAGGATGGCGGGAAGGTGTTCATGAGGCGGCCAGACCCTCACGAGGAGGCCCTGATGATCCTGAAGGGGCAGATGACTCACCTGGCAGCTGCACCTGGCACCCAG GTGTCCAAAGAGGCCGTGGCCCTGGCGAAGCCGGTGACCAGTGCACCAAGGCCATCCATGACACCCACTTCAGGTGA GCCCTCGCGATCGCTGCAGTCCCCTGAGTAACTCACGCAGACGCGCCTGCACCGCCTCATCAACCCCAGCTTCTACGGCTATCAGGACGCCCCCTGGAGGATCTTCCTGCGCAAAGAG GTGTTTTACCCCAAGGACAGCTACAGCCATCCTGTGCAGCTTGACCTCCTGTTCCGGCAG ATCCTGCACGACACACTCTCCGAGGCCTGCCTTCGCATCTCTGAGGATGAGAGGCTTAGGACGAAGGCCTTGTTTA CCCAGAACCAGCTGGACACACAGAGGCCTCTGGTAACGGAAAGCGTGAAGCAGGCCGTGGTCAGCACTGCACGAGACACCTGGGAGGTCTACTTCTCCCGCATATTCCCCGCCACG